One genomic region from Lepisosteus oculatus isolate fLepOcu1 chromosome 20, fLepOcu1.hap2, whole genome shotgun sequence encodes:
- the LOC102685568 gene encoding olfactomedin-4-like yields the protein MAKPPILLLFLLPLTAASLQRVQGIQTGDSCLCRMDFSAWDFPVQSYEEAESLVEKCQATFTTLREQVNLTQYKVPKISSSVGTLTQRVRQYEYLNKKGLYNALHFRQLDSELEGLETQIKDFHKNKAVDPSKTRELTNELNSVRVKVQSLQNFDKFNLLAMREHLRTLRNRLESCRTLDSNHQSQCSRRLLSNISSPAVTKLSIYGKSYPYGSWGRDNKDDGSAVYWVTALTSSNKYGNYLYTYPSHEDFMSSRNYQTITVTSSYSTTNAIQGPGSVLYKDAFYYNCYASGNICKYDLQTKTIISVSLPGAGYSDKFPYCYYSCSVFTDIDFATDEKGLWVIYATEENYGNVVVSKVNTTNLAVIQTWRTRLFKKSVTNTFMVCGVLYATRYVNTYQEEVFYAFDTANGYETSALKLPFEKVSSTIQYLNYSPFDQRLYLFNDGYTMAFDLFF from the exons ATGGCCAAGCCTCCGATTCTCCTGCTCTTCCTGCTGCCTCTCACT GCAGCCAGCTTGCAGCGTGTGCAGGGGATCCAGACAGGTGACTCCTGTTTGTGCAGGATGGACTTCAGCGCCTGGGATTTCCCTGTCCAGAGCTACGAGGAGGCAGAGAGCTTGGTGGAGAAATGCCAAGCCACTTTTACGACACTGCGGGAACAG GTGAACCTCACTCAGTACAAGGTCCCCAAAATATCCAGCAGCGTGGGGACCCTCACCCAGCGTGTCCGTCAGTATGAGTATCTCAATAAGAAAGGCCTGTACAATGCCCTCCATTTCCGCCAGCTAGATTCAGAGCTGGAAGGACTGGAGACACAGATCAAAGACTTTCACAAGAATAAAGCAGTGGACCCCTCCAAAACACGAGAACTCACCAATGAG TTGAACAGCGTCCGGGTGAAGGTGCAGAGCCTACAGAATTTTGACAAGTTTAACCTGTTGGCCATGAGGGAGCACCTCCGCACCCTGAGGAACCGCCTGGAGTCCTGCAGGACCCTGGACAGCAACCACCAAA GCCAATGCTCCAGACGTTTGCTGTCGAATATCAGCTCCCCAGCGGTCACTAAGCTCAGTATTTATGGCAAGTCATACCCCTATGGGTCCTGGGGCAGAGACAATAAGGACGACGGCAGTGCGGTCTACTGGGTCACAGCACTGACAAGTAGCAACAAGTATGGCAATTACCTGTATACTTACCCTAGCCATGAGGACTTCATGTCATCAAGAAACTATCAAACAATTACTGTGACGTCTTCCTACTCCACAACCAACGCCATCCAAGGTCCTGGCTCTGTCTTGTACAAGGACGCCTTCTATTACAACTGCTATGCTTCAGGCAACATCTGCAAATATGACCTGCAGACCAAGACCATCATTTCTGTTTCTCTGCCTGGGGCGGGCTACAGTGACAAGTTCCCCTACTGCTACTACAGCTGCTCTGTTTTCACAGATATAGATTTTGCAACAGATGAAAAAGGATTGTGGGTAATCTATGCCACAGAGGAGAACTATGGGAATGTGGTGGTGAGCAAAGTCAACACCACCAACCTGGCTGTGATCCAGACCTGGAGGACCAGGCTGTTCAAGAAGTCGGTGACCAACACCTTCATGGTGTGTGGAGTGCTCTACGCCACCCGTTATGTCAACACCTACCAAGAGGAGGTTTTCTATGCTTTTGACACAGCAAACGGCTACGAAACCAGTGCCCTGAAACTGCCATTTGAAAAGGTCTCCAGCACTATCCAATACCTAAACTACAGCCCTTTTGACCAGCGTCTCTACCTTTTCAATGATGGCTACACCATGGCCTTTGACCTGTTTTTCTGA
- the LOC102685975 gene encoding olfactomedin-4-like isoform X2: protein MGCELSVSHIYTSQYSEPKSLQFMLTCTRGRVNFTEFKVPEISGTLENIVERLHRFEHLNKKGLYNALNFRLLDYELQELEMRIKGAHQNEEVDPSKSRELTNELSSIREKVQGLQKFDKFNLLALKENLRTLRNRLESCRTLDSNHLGQCSRRLLSNISSPVVTQLSPFGKSYPFGSWGKETMEGKRATYWVQPLVNSNKYGNVLRTYASYTDFMFSKNQNDFTVTSSHSSTNAIQGPGSVLYDEAFYYNCYRTANLCKYDLKSKTILHATLPGAGFNDKFPYCYYSCYDSTDIDFAADEKGLWVIYATEENYGNMVVSKLNTSSLAVIQTWRTRLFKKSVTNTFMVCGVLYATRYVNTYREEVFYAFDTKTGHETNVLSLPFEKISGRIQNLHYNPRDQRLYLFNDAYMMAYELFF from the exons ATGGGTTGTGAATTATCTGTAAGCCACATCTATACTAGCCAGTATTCTGAACCCAAATCTCTACAATTTATGTTAACCTGTACACGAGGCAGG GTGAACTTCACTGAATTTAAAGTTCCTGAAATATCAGGCACACTGGAGAACATCGTTGAGCGTCTGCACCGCTTTGAGCACCTCAATAAGAAAGGCCTGTACAACGCCCTCAACTTCCGCCTGCTGGACTACgagctgcaggagctggagATGCGGATCAAGGGCGCTCACCAAAACGAGGAGGTGGACCCCTCCAAGAGCCGGGAACTGACTAACGAG CTGAGCTCCATCCGGGAGAAGGTGCAGGGCCTGCAGAAATTTGACAAGTTTAACCTGCTGGCGCTGAAGGAGAATCTCCGCACCCTGAGAAACCGCCTGGAGTCCTGCAGGACCCTGGACAGCAACCACCTTG GTCAATGTTCCAGACGCCTGCTGTCCAACATCAGCTCCCCTGTGGTCACTCAGCTCAGTCCTTTTGGCAAGTCATACCCCTTCGGCTCCTGGGGCAAAGAAACTATGGAGGGGAAAAGAGCGACTTACTGGGTTCAGCCACTAGTGAATAGCAACAAATATGGGAATGTCCTGCGTACTTATGCCTCCTACACAGATTTCATGTTTTCAAAGAACCAAAATGACTTCACTGTGACCTCTTCCCACTCCTCGACCAACGCCATCCAAGGTCCTGGTTCTGTCTTGTATGATGAGGCTTTCTATTACAACTGCTACAGGACTGCCAATCTCTGCAAATATGACCTGAAGTCCAAGACCATCCTTCATGCTACCTTGCCTGGAGCTGGCTTTAACGACAAGTTCCCCTACTGCTACTACAGCTGCTATGATTCCACAGATATAGACTTCGCAGCTGATGAAAAAGGATTGTGGGTAATCTATGCCACAGAGGAGAACTATGGGAACATGGTGGTGAGCAAACTCAACACCTCCAGCCTGGCTGTGATCCAGACCTGGAGGACCAGGCTGTTCAAGAAGTCGGTGACCAACACCTTCATGGTGTGTGGAGTGCTCTACGCCACCCGCTACGTCAACACCTACCGAGAGGAGGTTTTCTATGCCTTCGACACAAAAACAGGCCATGAAACCAATGTCTTGAGCCTGCCATTTGAGAAGATCTCTGGTCGCATCCAAAATCTGCACTACAACCCCAGAGACCAGCGCCTCTACCTTTTCAACGATGCCTACATGATGGCCTATGAGCTTTTCTTCTAA
- the LOC102685975 gene encoding olfactomedin-4-like isoform X1 → MARVATLLLLLLPPTVASPQRVKGAQHGHTCVCSLDFSAWDFPVQRFEETEKMIEKCQDSLGELQAQVNFTEFKVPEISGTLENIVERLHRFEHLNKKGLYNALNFRLLDYELQELEMRIKGAHQNEEVDPSKSRELTNELSSIREKVQGLQKFDKFNLLALKENLRTLRNRLESCRTLDSNHLGQCSRRLLSNISSPVVTQLSPFGKSYPFGSWGKETMEGKRATYWVQPLVNSNKYGNVLRTYASYTDFMFSKNQNDFTVTSSHSSTNAIQGPGSVLYDEAFYYNCYRTANLCKYDLKSKTILHATLPGAGFNDKFPYCYYSCYDSTDIDFAADEKGLWVIYATEENYGNMVVSKLNTSSLAVIQTWRTRLFKKSVTNTFMVCGVLYATRYVNTYREEVFYAFDTKTGHETNVLSLPFEKISGRIQNLHYNPRDQRLYLFNDAYMMAYELFF, encoded by the exons ATGGCTCGAGTGGCgactctcctgctcctcctcctgcctCCCACA GTGGCCAGCCCCCAGCGTGTGAAAGGGGCTCAGCATGGCCACACCTGCGTGTGCAGTCTGGACTTCAGTGCCTGGGATTTCCCAGTCCAGAGGTTTGAAGAGACGGAAAAGATGATAGAGAAGTGCCAGGACTCCTTGGGGGAGCTGCAGGCACAA GTGAACTTCACTGAATTTAAAGTTCCTGAAATATCAGGCACACTGGAGAACATCGTTGAGCGTCTGCACCGCTTTGAGCACCTCAATAAGAAAGGCCTGTACAACGCCCTCAACTTCCGCCTGCTGGACTACgagctgcaggagctggagATGCGGATCAAGGGCGCTCACCAAAACGAGGAGGTGGACCCCTCCAAGAGCCGGGAACTGACTAACGAG CTGAGCTCCATCCGGGAGAAGGTGCAGGGCCTGCAGAAATTTGACAAGTTTAACCTGCTGGCGCTGAAGGAGAATCTCCGCACCCTGAGAAACCGCCTGGAGTCCTGCAGGACCCTGGACAGCAACCACCTTG GTCAATGTTCCAGACGCCTGCTGTCCAACATCAGCTCCCCTGTGGTCACTCAGCTCAGTCCTTTTGGCAAGTCATACCCCTTCGGCTCCTGGGGCAAAGAAACTATGGAGGGGAAAAGAGCGACTTACTGGGTTCAGCCACTAGTGAATAGCAACAAATATGGGAATGTCCTGCGTACTTATGCCTCCTACACAGATTTCATGTTTTCAAAGAACCAAAATGACTTCACTGTGACCTCTTCCCACTCCTCGACCAACGCCATCCAAGGTCCTGGTTCTGTCTTGTATGATGAGGCTTTCTATTACAACTGCTACAGGACTGCCAATCTCTGCAAATATGACCTGAAGTCCAAGACCATCCTTCATGCTACCTTGCCTGGAGCTGGCTTTAACGACAAGTTCCCCTACTGCTACTACAGCTGCTATGATTCCACAGATATAGACTTCGCAGCTGATGAAAAAGGATTGTGGGTAATCTATGCCACAGAGGAGAACTATGGGAACATGGTGGTGAGCAAACTCAACACCTCCAGCCTGGCTGTGATCCAGACCTGGAGGACCAGGCTGTTCAAGAAGTCGGTGACCAACACCTTCATGGTGTGTGGAGTGCTCTACGCCACCCGCTACGTCAACACCTACCGAGAGGAGGTTTTCTATGCCTTCGACACAAAAACAGGCCATGAAACCAATGTCTTGAGCCTGCCATTTGAGAAGATCTCTGGTCGCATCCAAAATCTGCACTACAACCCCAGAGACCAGCGCCTCTACCTTTTCAACGATGCCTACATGATGGCCTATGAGCTTTTCTTCTAA
- the LOC102685775 gene encoding olfactomedin-4-like has product METTVITSALLLVLLFSLCRTCQSQREEEDLLTEVVTPSPASCFCELKNLGQAFPWQTLEDMQSASSNCTHAITKEQLTEVETLLDSLHYRLLDLEKDVKDLEEAKDEGMYGIISLRIIEIELNEISDLLARLNSTTRNHQALTARVAPQLEILMTEMEKLVDFDRMQVVKKEQENKRVKRDLASCKTELQATPAPHSTSAPGNCPFGQLRNVSGPSSYIVTQYGTSYTYGAWGKDPKPAPGKEDWYWLVVLTSSNAYGNYIRTYSSHLTLIAAQSVSDVTVTSSNPTTNSMMGPGSVMYDNAFYYNCYNSPSVCRFDMTSKAITSMSLPGAGYNNKFPYCHLTSCYSFTDIDLSTDESGLWVVYASEANFGNVVLSRLNASSNPVALQTWHTSLFKKAISNTFVTCGVLYATRYVDKEYEEIFYAFDTITGIERGNLSIRFKKVSPIIQHLNYNPRDQLLYVYNDAYIITYQVVFG; this is encoded by the exons ATGGAGACAACAGTCATAACCTCAGCTCTGCTTCTAGTTCTTCTCTTCAGCCTCTGCAGG ACCTGTCAGAGTCAGAGGGAAGAGGAGGACCTGCTCACAGAGGTGGTGACCCCTTCTCCCGCATCCTGCTTCTGTGAGCTGAAGAACCTGGGCCAAGCCTTCCCCTGGCAGACACTGGAGGACATGCAGAGTGCCTCCAGCAACTGTACTCACGCCATCACCAAAGAACAG CTGACCGAAGTGGAGACCCTGCTGGACAGCCTGCACTACCGGCTGCTGGACCTGGAGAAGGACGTGAAGGACCTGGAGGAGGCGAAGGATGAGGGGATGTACGGCATCATCTCCCTGAGGATCATTGAGATCGAGCTGAACGAGATCAGTGACCTCCTCGCCAGGCTCAACAGCACCACCCGGAACCATCAGGCCCTCACTGCCAGAGTGGCTCCACAG CTGGAGATCCTGATGACTGAGATGGAGAAGCTGGTTGACTTTGATAGGATGCAGGTCGTGAAGAAggagcaggagaacaaaagggTGAAGAGAGATCTGGCATCTTGCAAGACAGAGCTGCAGGCAACACCTGCTCCACACAGCACCTCTGCACcag GAAACTGTCCTTTTGGCCAACTTCGGAACGTAAGTGGTCCCAGCAGCTATATTGTCACCCAATATGGCACCTCCTATACTTATGGCGCCTGGGGAAAAGACCCCAAACCAGCCCCTGGCAAGGAAGACTGGTACTGGCTGGTGGTGCTGACCAGCAGTAATGCCTACGGCAACTACATTCGCACTTACAGCAGCCACCTCACCCTGATAGCCGCGCAGAGTGTTAGCGATGTCACAGTCACATCTTCCAATCCCACGACCAACTCCATGATGGGCCCCGGATCTGTCATGTATGACAACGCCTTTTACTACAACTGCTACAATTCACCTAGTGTGTGTCGCTTTGACATGACATCCAAAGCCATCACCTCCATGAGCCTCCCAGGGGCAGGCTATAACAACAAGTTTCCCTACTGCCATCTCACCTCCTGCTACAGCTTCACAGATATTGACCTGTCTACTGATGAGTCGGGGCTCTGGGTGGTCTATGCCTCTGAGGCCAATTTTGGCAATGTCGTCCTTAGCCGACTTAATGCCAGCAGCAATCCTGTCGCTCTCCAAACGTGGCACACCTCTCTGTTCAAGAAAGCCATCTCAAACACCTTTGTCACCTGTGGGGTGCTGTATGCCACTCGCTACGTTGACAAGGAATACGAAGAGATCTTTTATGCCTTTGACACCATCACAGGCATCGAGCGAGGCAACCTCAGCATTCGCTTCAAGAAAGTGTCACCCATTATCCAGCACCTCAACTACAACCCAAGGGATCAGCTCCTCTATGTCTATAATGATGCCTACATCATCACGTACCAGGTGGTGTTTGGGTAG